From Alloacidobacterium dinghuense:
TTTGTGCGCTTTTGTTTGCTTTGGTGTTGCTTGTGCCGTCTGGATGGGCGCAGGAGGATTCTCCGCAGCTGGTGCGGATTGGGAGTGGGCTGTTCAGCCTGCATGGGACTGATGCCGGTTCCGACACGCAGTATCTGCGGTATTTTCTATTGGCTGATTCCGGGGAAGAGGCTATGCCGCAGTCGGCTCCGACGCTTGTGATTGAATGCACGCAGGCTCACAACCGGCGCGAGCTTCACTTCTTTGTGAACTTTGGCGGAGTGGAGGATATCGCTTTTACGCCGCCGTTCAAGCCGACACCGACCGATCGATTTCCGCCGGCGAATCCAACGGTTGCTTTCAGGATGACCTTTGAGGGCTACATGCGTTCGAAGCCCTTCAAACGGTCATGGGAGCAGCTGCCGAACGGCAACTATAAGTATCGGAATCCGGGAGCTGACAGTTTCAATCTGGATGGGCCGCGCTATTTTATGCAGTATCTGAATTCGTTGCCGGGGTTTCGTGTGGTGGCGATGAAGCCTGAGCGGGGGAAGCCTGCTGAAGTTTTCTTTCAGACGAAGCCGCTGCTGGAGATGGTTTCGCGCGAGGCGCTGTGTCAGCCATGATGCGCGCGCTGGCGGCTGGCTTCGTAGAGCAGGATGCCGGCGGCGATGGCGGCGTTGAGGGATTCGACGGGGCCGGGGCTAGGGATGGTGATGCGGTCATTGCACTGGCTGACGAGTTCGGGAGGCAGGCCGCTGCCTTCGTTTCCGATGAAAAGAGCGATGGGCTGGGTGAGGTCGAGCTGGTGCGCGGGTGTGCCGCCTTCGACGGTGGTGGCGGCGGAGCGGATGGAGAAGGAGCGGAACGCGGAGAAAAGTTCCTGGGTGGATGCGGGAATGACGGGCAGACGGAACGCAGATCCGGCTGAGGCGCGGAGGGCTTTCGAGTTCCAGATGCTGACGGTGCCGGGCAGGGCGACGACGGCGTTGGCGGCGAAGGCCTCGGCGGAGCGGACGATGGCGCCGAGGTTGCCGGGGTCCTGGAGTCCGGCAGAGACGACGATGAGCGGGTGGCGAGCGGCGAGAATTTCTTCGAGGGCGAGTGATGGGGCTTCGGCGAGGGCGGCAATGGGCTGTGGGGTTTCGGTAGTGACGGCGCTGGCGAAGATGTCGGGCGCGAGTTCGATGATTTCGGTGTCGGCTCGCACCACGAGGTCGTTGAGCAGGTCGAGGCTGCCACTGCGGATGAAGAGGGTGGCGATATGCAGGCCGCTGCGGAGGGCTTCTTCGACGAGGTGCTGGCCTTCGAGGGCGATGAGGCCAGAGTCAGTCTTTT
This genomic window contains:
- a CDS encoding TrmH family RNA methyltransferase, whose protein sequence is MQAASNHAHVRIVQSRQNARVKELRAALRNGEKTDSGLIALEGQHLVEEALRSGLHIATLFIRSGSLDLLNDLVVRADTEIIELAPDIFASAVTTETPQPIAALAEAPSLALEEILAARHPLIVVSAGLQDPGNLGAIVRSAEAFAANAVVALPGTVSIWNSKALRASAGSAFRLPVIPASTQELFSAFRSFSIRSAATTVEGGTPAHQLDLTQPIALFIGNEGSGLPPELVSQCNDRITIPSPGPVESLNAAIAAGILLYEASRQRAHHG